In Acidisarcina polymorpha, the DNA window ATCGAGGTCCCCGATCAGATCGGCGACGGTCACGTCCGGCGTTGCCAGCTTCTCCACATAGCGCTCGTCGCGGGTAAGATACGCAATTGGCGTCGCATCGCCCTTCTCGGCGATCAGGTCGCGGCAGCGCTTGCACAGCGGGTCATAGGGATTGTCGCGAATCTCGCATCCCGCCACATAGGGCAAACGTTCATCCAGGATTGCGGTCAGTGCCCGCAAAATGCGGCTCTTCGCTTGCCCGCGCAGCCCCAGCAGGATGAAATTCTGTTTAGAAAGAACAGCGTTCACGATCTGCGGCACTACGGTATCTTCATAGCCCACGATCCCGGGAAAGATGGTCTCCTTGGTACGAAGGCGACAGATCAGGTTTCCACGCAACTCCTCTTTGACACTGCGCGTTTTGAGGCGCGCCTCGGAGAACTGCGGGCTGGCACGAAGGCCGCCTAGGTCGAGCGGCAAGGAGTTCGGAATAGGACGCACTACGGACATGAAAGACTCCTGATGGCCTCGACCGCTGAATCGAGTGAACGAAGCCGTATGGGACAAGTATGACTCTAGAGTAGACGATCGTCGCAAACGATTCGATTATGGCGTGGGATCGAAGGGAATCGATTTGCGTCAGGTCGAATCATTTAACCCGAACTCAATGACGCTGTGCGGTCCTGCTACATGACATGCCCATTGCGGCCCGACGCCCGGGAAGTCTGCGCGCCACGCCGCAGCTTGGGCAGGATCGCGTTGTAGAAGGCCAGTAGCTTTGCCGTCCGCTCCGCATCGGAACGCGTGACCAGCAACTCCTGTTTGAAGTTAAGGTCAGCCGGCAGTGTCCAGGCAAGGGTGAAAGAAACCGGCGCATCGAGATCAATCGCGAGATTCCGCGGCGAGGCTTGATTATCGTTCAACCCGATCAACTCCATGACTTCGAGATGGAGAGCGGTACATTGCGCACGCTCTTCGCGGCTGGATTCTTCGCCAAGATCGAGGAAGCGATCCACTTCGGCCTGCAGGTAAGCCTGTGAAGTGTCCAACAATTCGATCTCAAAACGCTCGCCGCCTTCGCAGAGAATGTCCATCCGTCCGTCGGCATATTGCTGAAGCACGGTTACGATTTGAGCCGTGCAACCTACGACCGCAAGCCCTTCGCTTTGCGCACGGACAACTCCGAACGGCATTTGCCGCTCGATACAGCTAGTCACCATCTCCTTGTAGCGGTCCTCAAAAATGTGCAATGGCAGCGGCGCTCCGGGAAAGAGCACCACGTCGAGCGGGAACAGGGGGATCTTCATGACTTCTGCAATTATGCGCGAATAGATAGGGTCCGGACATCCGCCCGGATCCATCTCTTTGATTGGATTATGCCTTTTCAGGAATTTTAGTTAGACCTGGCCCTCGAGTTCATCCAGCAGTTGCTGCATCTCGTTGAGGGCATGCTGGTTCCCTGTCCGTTGCGCACTAGCGATGCCTTCCCGCAGGCGGCTCTTCGCTTCATCGGTCCGGCCAGCCTTCGCAAGCGTCTGGCCGGCCATGAAATACCCTGCAGTATAGTCGGGATGCTCGGCGAGCAACCGGTCGAACTCCGCTACTGCGGTTCCTGCATCGCCTTCCGATGCGTAAGCCATGGCCAAGCCATATCGCGCGAAAGCATCGGCGGGCTGCTGGGCGAGGATCTCCTTCAACATCGCAATCTTGTCCATAAACCTATTTCACCACGCACAAGGGGTGGAGAGAAGGATTCGAAACCCATCGATGCCGATTTGCTTAAATTCATTGAAATGCCCAAACTTGAATCTAGAACCTAACATTGGCAGTAGCGCGAAAGAGAGCAATCCATGGAATTCACCGGCCACTCCCTTCCTGTTCGGCGGGGAGGTGAATCGCAGTCAGAGATGACCGAATTGATTCTGCCGAATGACACCAACACTCTCGGCAACCTGCTCGGCGGCCGATTGATGCACTTCATTGACCTCGTCGGCGCGATGGCTGCCTATCGCCACTCCCGGACTCATGTGGTTACGGCTTCCATGGACCATATCGACTTCATTGCACCTGTCCATGTCGGGGACCTGCTGATCCTCAAGTCACTGCTCAATCGCGCTTTTAACACTTCGATGGAGGTGGGCGTCAAGGTCTGGGTCGAAAATACGATCGTCGGCACTCATCGCCACGTCGCCTCGGCTTACCTCACTTTCGTGGCAGTGGATTCGCAAGGACGCAGCGTCCCGGTTCCCAAGCTCCTGCCGGAGACCGAGGAAGAGATTCGCCGCTACGAAGACGCCGGCCGACGGCGCGAAAATCGCCAGCGGGAACACGAGCGCCGCATGGCCAGCAAGTCCAGCCCCAACCACCAAACCACCCCCCCGCTCACTCAGGCTAAATAGGTGCAGGATGCCCCACTCCGCCTGAGTGCTCCCTTCAAGCCGGCGTTGGCATGAATGGGAGTCTGGTGCGCCATTCAACCCGACCTGGGCTTGAGTGGCGCGTAGGCGGCTGAACCTTGTCATCTCCTGATAAATGCCACGTCAACTGTCATACTAGAGAGAGGAGTCATTCCCATGGCAGCATCTACCCACGGCGTCGCGCCCACCCCCCAATCTCTTCCCGGAGTCGCGAATATCGTCGCAATCGGCTCTGGCAAAGGCGGCGTCGGCAAGACCACTTTGGCAGTCAATCTAGCCGTCGCGCTCGCTAAACTCGGCCATAAGGTCGGCCTCATCGACGCCGACATCTACGGCCCTAATGTCCCGCTGATGATGGGTTCCGGCAAACAGCCCCGCATTCTTGAGGGCAACATGATCGAGCCGATCCTGGCACACGGCGTGAAAGTAATCTCAATCGGCTTCATCTCCCCGGGCGACAAGCCCATGGTCATGCGCGGGCCGATGCTTCACCAGATCATCCGCCAGTTTCTTCAGCAGGTTGAGTGGGGCGAACTCGACTTCCTGCTGGTCGACCTGCCCCCTGGAACCGGCGACGTCGTGATTTCGCTCGTCCAGACTGTGCCACTCACTGGCGCCGTCGTGGTCTCGACCCCGTCTGATGTCTCCCTACAGGACGCGCGCAAAGCCCTCGAGATGTTTCATCAAGTCAATGTCGAAGTCTTGGGCATTGTTGAGAACATGAGCCACTTTACCTGCCCGCATTGCCATCAGGAGATCGACATCTTCTCCAAGGGGGGCGCCGACCGCATGGCCCGGCAATTCAGCATCGCTTTCCTGGGATCGATAGAGCTCGACCCGGAGATCCGGCACGGCGGCGACACCGGGCTTCCGGTAGCTCTCGCTGGCGAAGGTTCGCCTCAAGGAGATCAGTTCTTCAAAGTAGCCAAGCAGGTCGCCGCATTGGCAGTGGCTCAGTCTGCCAAGACTCGGGATGTGCTCGAGATCAGTTAGTCAGGATCTCAGACGCACAAAAGCCTCCGGTCAATCAAGCCGGAGGCTTTTGTTTGCGCCAGTGTCCCCGATACAGAGCGCCGTCTGCAAAACTCCCCTAGATCCATTACGTAACGGCAACGGGCCAAACGCCATGACATGAACGGTCTTGCGGGACTACTTTGGCTTAACCGGCGCGGGGCTGGTTCCCTCATCCGAGGAATCCGCCTGATGCGGCAGAGCAAAGGGCTGCTTTAAGCCCTTTTCCGCTGCCTGCTTCGTATCCGCTTGGCCGTCGCGGACCGTCAGAGCAGCTTTATACTCCGCCACCGCCTGCTCCCGCTCTTCCTCGACGTCGTGGATGCGGCCGAGATAAATATGCGCCCAGGCCAGCGTTCTCGGGTCCTTCGAGAGCCGCACCGCGTCCCCGAACCGCGCCTGAGCGTCATCCATATTGCCGCTGAGCAGCGCCACCTGGCCCAGGATGTAATCGGCGTAAGCTGGATCGCCGGATTTTTGGTCGATAGCCGCCTGCGCCAGTTGCGCGGCGCCCGCCTTGTCTCCCTTGATGAGCTTCATTTCGGCAAGGTCAAGGCCATGTAACTGTCGTGAAGCATGAGTCACCACATCCGACGTGCCAGTCTTCGAGAACTGGACATGCTTGGCGCGACTGATCTGGCTCTCGACATCCATACCGTAGACCATTTCGCCGATGCTTTCCTTCAAGCTGGCGGAATCGCGCTCAAAGGACCCGAACGCGTCATAGAAATACTGGGTGAGCACATACCCCTGAGACATGGCCGTATCCACGGCTTGCTGGCGGGCGGCGCCGACTTTTTGCAGATAGGCGGTGCGCTCGCGATCAGCGCGCTCAAGATCGACGCGGCGAAGATCGGGGGTAGGCGCCTTGACCTCGGGAATGCCCGTATCCAGCGTTCGCGCCTCAACTGCCCGAATCATCGACTCAATCGTCAGCGCCACGATATCGCTGCGGAAGGTGTAATCCAGTGGCGCTTCGCGCACCGATTTCAATAATGGCAGCAGCCGATCCATGGACGAAGCGCGGGCAAACAGCAGCGGCTCAATCTCATAATGAAGATAGGTGTGCCTGACCTGCTGCATGTTGATGCTTCCATTTACCGGCGAGGCGACCACAACATAATCTGTTCCATAGACGCGTGCGTTGGTTTGGCTTGGTGCGAGCAGCGGCTCAATCACCACCAGGAAGCGCCGGCCGTCGTATCCACCCGCAGGCATCTTCAAGTAGAGATTCGTGGCCAGGATCATCTTGGTCAAGGGGTCATGCAGCCGGTTGACTTCTTCCTCATAGGCGTTGCGGTTTGCTACCCAGATGACATGGAGTTGCGCAGCCTCGGCGAAGCTGCGCAGCAAGGGAAGGATCTCCACCACCTGGGTTGAATCCGGCGGCATCTCGGTGAGATCGACACTGGGTGTGAGTTCAGGAGGTGGCGTCAGATAGAGCGCGAGGGAGATATACTGAGCCAGATCGCGACCCGAATCGGCGAGCCGGTGTCCGGCAATATAAGTGCAAACCCGGTCCCGCGCATCGCGCGCCTCCGCTGACCCCTGCAGATACTGGTTTAACTCGTCGCGGATCCGCTGACGGAGCGGGTCAGAGCTCTCCAGTTCCTGGTCATAACCACAGGTATTCAGCGCAATGGCAACATCAAAGAGGGCTTCGCTGGTCTCCAGGCTGATCGCCGGCCCGGCGGGATCGACCAGCGCAGGCGGCTTCGGCGGTACCGGCTGTCTTGGCGCTTGCGAAGACGAAGCACTGGCTGCCGGAGTCTCGTTGTTCTGGCCAGCCGCGCCAATCGCGGCTAACAGAAGCGAAAACGACAAACAGCTAGTACAACGAAACTGACGCAAGAAAGACCGCATAGCTGCAACCTGCAGTGTATGCAACCGCGGGATAGGGGGTCAAATGCCGGTTCTCCTCCGCGTTATTGCAAAGTCGCGTTTTCCGCCGCGGATACCGAGACTGAACCCGACAGCGGAAGATCAACCGACGATTCGCCGACCAGTATTCCGAAGTTCCCTGGCGAAACCCTCCAGCGTTTCGCCGAAACATCGTAGTACGCGAAGGCCCGCGCATCGAGGGTCACTGACAAATGTTGGGTCTCTCCCGGTTTGAGGTTGACCTTGCTGAAGCCCTTTAACTGCTTGGCTGCATGCGCGATGCTGGTGTGATCGTCGGCCACATATACCTGCGCGACCGTCGCGCCAGCGCGATCTCCGGTATTTGTGACATCGAAGGCGACGGTGTAGTTCCCGCCGGAACCGCCATCCTGGTTCACCGTCAAGTTGCCATACTTGAAGGTGGTGTAGGACAGACCATAGCCGAAAGGAAAGAGCGGTTTTACGCCGTTCTTTTCATACCCGCGATATCCAACAAAGATTCCTTCCTTGTAGGTGACTTTCTTCGAATCTCCCTCGGGGTAATAATTCGCAAAAGTAGGATTGTCCTCAGCCTTGCGTTCAAATGTGGCTGGAAGATGTCCGGAAGGATTGACGTCACCGAACAAAACCTCCGCTAAAGCCCTTCCACTCCCCTCACCGCCATACCACTGCTCAAGGTAAGCGGGAACCTTGTCCAGCCATGCCAAAGAGTCGACATTCCCGCCGGAAGTCACCGCGACAATTGTGTTTTTGTTGGCCGCGGAGATTTCCTTGATCAGTTCCTCCTGGCCAAAAGGCAGGCCAAAGGTGCGATCGCTCCCCTCCGATTCGCTGTCCTGGTCGAATCCAGCGGCGACCACGACTACATCGGCTTTCGCCGCCAGGGTCTTTGCTGCTGCGCTGACGAGCGTTGCCTGGTCGGCGATCGCCAGCCGTATGCGGCCGCCAAACATTGAAGTCTGGTTGTCCTCGACAACCACCTTATGCGGGCCGGCCGAGAGCTGAACCGTGAGCGTCGGCTGAAAGGCGCGGCACAACCTCCAGTCATCGATGATGAGCTTGTCGTCCAGATAAACGCGACTGCCTGCTCCCTCACCTGAGCTCTGCACTCCGATTTCGTAGGTCCCAGACGTTTTCGCCGTGTAGTAGCCTATCCAACGGCGGGACACCTCGTGCTTAGCTCCCGAAGAAAAGAGCGCCAGTATGGTGTCCATATCTTCCGTCATGGTCTGCCAGGTGAAGCCGGCGCTATTAATGTGAGAGATGGTCTTCGTCGTCGCCGCCGGTCCCGAGAGCTCCGCGTTGTTGAAGCTTTGCACAATCAGGCCAGCCTTGCCGCCATGTGCGGTCGTTGTGAAGTTCGTCTGAGCAGCGAGATCGGGAATCGTCGGCAGACCGCGCTCATAGTAGACCACGGCGTTGTTGCCGAGGTATCCGGCTATGCCTTCCAGGTCGCTGACTCCATGAAACGGAACGACGCCCGCACTGCCGCCACCAACTGGCACCGCCGGATAGGCGTCCGGTCCAACAACCAGGATGGTCTTGACCTTTGTCTTGTCGAGCGGCAGAAGTTTGCCTTCATTTTTAAGCAGCACGATGCCTTCTCGAGCCGCATTGAGGGCAACTTCCTGGTTATTGAGATCGTAGGTCGAAAGCGAGAGGTCGGTCTGCTGATACCCCGGGGCTAACCATCCGAAACGGTTTGCGGTGTCTACAATATGGCGGACCTTCTCGTCGATCGTCGCCTGTTTCACCCTGCCGTCTTTGAGCGCAGGAAGAAGGTTCTTGCGGTTCATGAATGCACCGGTCGGCATCTCAATGTCGAGGCCGCCGTTCGCCGCCGCTACGCCGTCATAGGTCGCCACCCAATCGGACATGACCACCCCGTTGAATCCCCACTCCTTCCGCGCAATTTCTGTGTTGAAGTAGCTGTTCTGGGTCATATGCTGGCCGTTGGTGAGGTTGTAGGAGTCCATGATCGCGCCAACATGGGCCTTCTTGACCGCCGCTTCAAAAGCGGGCATGTAAATCTCCCGCAGACTTCGTTCGTCGATGATCGAATCAGAATCGTGCCGCAAAAATTCCGAGTTGTTGCCGAGATAGTGCTTTACCGTCGAACTGACTCCTTGTTTCTGCATTCCATCGATATAGCCGACCGCCATCGCCGCAGAGAGAAACGGATCCTCTCCGAAGTACTCGAAGTTGCGGCCGTTTCGCGGTGACCGGTAGATATTGACACCCGGCCCTAACATGAAGTGAATGCCTCGTGCCCGCGCATCCTTGCCAATCCCTGCGCCCACCTCCTCGGCCAGCTCTGGATTCCAGGTGGCGGCGAGACCGATTCCTCCCGCATAGGTCGTCGATCTGAATCCGGAGTTGCTGCGAACCCCCACCGGCCCATCCGAC includes these proteins:
- a CDS encoding DUF4932 domain-containing protein; this translates as MRSFLRQFRCTSCLSFSLLLAAIGAAGQNNETPAASASSSQAPRQPVPPKPPALVDPAGPAISLETSEALFDVAIALNTCGYDQELESSDPLRQRIRDELNQYLQGSAEARDARDRVCTYIAGHRLADSGRDLAQYISLALYLTPPPELTPSVDLTEMPPDSTQVVEILPLLRSFAEAAQLHVIWVANRNAYEEEVNRLHDPLTKMILATNLYLKMPAGGYDGRRFLVVIEPLLAPSQTNARVYGTDYVVVASPVNGSINMQQVRHTYLHYEIEPLLFARASSMDRLLPLLKSVREAPLDYTFRSDIVALTIESMIRAVEARTLDTGIPEVKAPTPDLRRVDLERADRERTAYLQKVGAARQQAVDTAMSQGYVLTQYFYDAFGSFERDSASLKESIGEMVYGMDVESQISRAKHVQFSKTGTSDVVTHASRQLHGLDLAEMKLIKGDKAGAAQLAQAAIDQKSGDPAYADYILGQVALLSGNMDDAQARFGDAVRLSKDPRTLAWAHIYLGRIHDVEEEREQAVAEYKAALTVRDGQADTKQAAEKGLKQPFALPHQADSSDEGTSPAPVKPK
- a CDS encoding beta-glucosidase H, whose product is MMLGIKRVVSSMCAFAAISLGVGSCFAQSAPSADAILGKMTPEQKIDYIGGTGFAIRAEPELGLPALEMSDGPVGVRSNSGFRSTTYAGGIGLAATWNPELAEEVGAGIGKDARARGIHFMLGPGVNIYRSPRNGRNFEYFGEDPFLSAAMAVGYIDGMQKQGVSSTVKHYLGNNSEFLRHDSDSIIDERSLREIYMPAFEAAVKKAHVGAIMDSYNLTNGQHMTQNSYFNTEIARKEWGFNGVVMSDWVATYDGVAAANGGLDIEMPTGAFMNRKNLLPALKDGRVKQATIDEKVRHIVDTANRFGWLAPGYQQTDLSLSTYDLNNQEVALNAAREGIVLLKNEGKLLPLDKTKVKTILVVGPDAYPAVPVGGGSAGVVPFHGVSDLEGIAGYLGNNAVVYYERGLPTIPDLAAQTNFTTTAHGGKAGLIVQSFNNAELSGPAATTKTISHINSAGFTWQTMTEDMDTILALFSSGAKHEVSRRWIGYYTAKTSGTYEIGVQSSGEGAGSRVYLDDKLIIDDWRLCRAFQPTLTVQLSAGPHKVVVEDNQTSMFGGRIRLAIADQATLVSAAAKTLAAKADVVVVAAGFDQDSESEGSDRTFGLPFGQEELIKEISAANKNTIVAVTSGGNVDSLAWLDKVPAYLEQWYGGEGSGRALAEVLFGDVNPSGHLPATFERKAEDNPTFANYYPEGDSKKVTYKEGIFVGYRGYEKNGVKPLFPFGYGLSYTTFKYGNLTVNQDGGSGGNYTVAFDVTNTGDRAGATVAQVYVADDHTSIAHAAKQLKGFSKVNLKPGETQHLSVTLDARAFAYYDVSAKRWRVSPGNFGILVGESSVDLPLSGSVSVSAAENATLQ
- a CDS encoding acyl-CoA thioesterase, producing MTELILPNDTNTLGNLLGGRLMHFIDLVGAMAAYRHSRTHVVTASMDHIDFIAPVHVGDLLILKSLLNRAFNTSMEVGVKVWVENTIVGTHRHVASAYLTFVAVDSQGRSVPVPKLLPETEEEIRRYEDAGRRRENRQREHERRMASKSSPNHQTTPPLTQAK
- a CDS encoding Mrp/NBP35 family ATP-binding protein — encoded protein: MAASTHGVAPTPQSLPGVANIVAIGSGKGGVGKTTLAVNLAVALAKLGHKVGLIDADIYGPNVPLMMGSGKQPRILEGNMIEPILAHGVKVISIGFISPGDKPMVMRGPMLHQIIRQFLQQVEWGELDFLLVDLPPGTGDVVISLVQTVPLTGAVVVSTPSDVSLQDARKALEMFHQVNVEVLGIVENMSHFTCPHCHQEIDIFSKGGADRMARQFSIAFLGSIELDPEIRHGGDTGLPVALAGEGSPQGDQFFKVAKQVAALAVAQSAKTRDVLEIS
- a CDS encoding tetratricopeptide repeat protein, whose protein sequence is MDKIAMLKEILAQQPADAFARYGLAMAYASEGDAGTAVAEFDRLLAEHPDYTAGYFMAGQTLAKAGRTDEAKSRLREGIASAQRTGNQHALNEMQQLLDELEGQV
- a CDS encoding LON peptidase substrate-binding domain-containing protein codes for the protein MKIPLFPLDVVLFPGAPLPLHIFEDRYKEMVTSCIERQMPFGVVRAQSEGLAVVGCTAQIVTVLQQYADGRMDILCEGGERFEIELLDTSQAYLQAEVDRFLDLGEESSREERAQCTALHLEVMELIGLNDNQASPRNLAIDLDAPVSFTLAWTLPADLNFKQELLVTRSDAERTAKLLAFYNAILPKLRRGAQTSRASGRNGHVM